From Miscanthus floridulus cultivar M001 unplaced genomic scaffold, ASM1932011v1 os_2659_1, whole genome shotgun sequence, the proteins below share one genomic window:
- the LOC136535303 gene encoding probable inactive poly [ADP-ribose] polymerase SRO3, giving the protein MDFSSSGDVKAAIMRPAAAAAAAAGTSTLLRGWREFRRSGAPARFLCFQDGQWVDVTGEAVPQLRRAFQERRSMANASCGGKAYLFDFLRMVRIDGATGEETGLAWIDHRGGCFFPAPADCGGGRNKRKRDDAPAPEDEAESSSGVDERSGESPGVDAKKRKAWAGNAAARLEENDKYYQVVSKLFLSYGMAQRGAAITAVRKVAHGARTAAFQEQAQLLANARGAAAGTAKFAWYGASADDVAAVVDQGFVRNNATRLGARKHGDGVHLSPPQCPYTSAMLAKADRTGEAHIVLCRVLMGRPEAVPAGSSQSCPSSHSYDSAVDKPENPQWYVVWNKDMNTRILPEYVVSFKCSKLQQMQESSEATSKLKKRSPVVRDMFPTLLAEIEQIVPDKCNLLQESYNSFKMGQLKKDQFIRLLRSYVGDKVLTTVAKKLRGC; this is encoded by the exons ATGGACTTCTCATCATCCGGCGACGTGAAGGCGGCGATCATGCGGCCCGCGGCtgcggctgccgccgccgccggcacgtCGACGCTGCTGCGGGGGTGGAGGGAGTTTCGGCGGAGCGGCGCGCCGGCGAGGTTCCTCTGCTTTCAGGACGGCCAGTGGGTCGACGTCACCGGGGAGGCGGTGCCGCAGCTGCGGCGGGCGTTCCAGGAGAGGAGGTCGATGGCCAACGCCTCGTGCGGGGGAAAGGCGTACCTGTTCGACTTCCTGCGGATGGTCAGGATCGACGGGGCCACCGGCGAGGAGACCGGGCTGGCGTGGATCGACCACCGCGGGGGCTGCTTCTTCCCGGCGCCCGCCGACTGCGGCGGAGGGAGGAACAAGCGCAAGAGGGACGACGCGCCGGCGCCGGAGGACGAGGCCGAGTCGTCCTCGGGCGTGGACGAGCGCTCAGGGGAGAGCCCCGGGGTGGACGCCAAGAAGAGGAAGGCATGGGCAGGGAACGCGGCGGCGAGGCTTGAGGAGAACGACAAGTACTACCAGGTCGTCAGCAAGCTGTTCCTCAGCTACGGGATGGCGCAACGCGGCGCGGCGATCACGGCGGTGCGCAAGGTCGCGCACGGCGCGAGGACCGCGGCGTTCCAGGAGCAGGCGCAGCTCCTCGCCAACgcgcgcggcgccgccgccggcaccGCCAAGTTCGCATGGTACGGCGCGTCCGCGGACGACGTGGCCGCCGTGGTGGACCAAGGTTTCGTGAGGAACAACGCGACAAGGCTCGGCGCGCGCAAGCACGGCGATGGCGTGCACCTTTCCCCGCCGCAGTGCCCCTACACAAG TGCCATGCTGGCCAAGGCAGACCGGACCGGCGAGGCGCACATTGTGCTGTGCCGCGTGCTGATGGGCCGGCCGGAGGCTGTCCCGGCAGGGTCTTCGCAGTCCTGCCCCAGCAGCCACAGCTACGACAGCGCCGTGGACAAGCCGGAGAATCCACAGTGGTATGTTGTGTGGAACAAGGATATGAACACGAGGATCCTCCCCGAGTACGTGGTCAGCTTCAAGTGCTCCAAGCTGCAGCAGATGCAAG AATCATCAGAAGCGACCTCAAAGCTGAAGAAGCGGTCACCAGTGGTTCGCGACATGTTCCCTACTCTTCTTGCAGAGATCGAGCAGATCGTGCCAGACAAGTGCAATCTTCTGCAGGAGTCATACAACAGCTTCaag ATGGGACAGCTTAAGAAAGACCAGTTCATCCGGCTCCTCCGCAGTTACGTCGGCGACAAAGTGCTCACCACCGTGGCCAAGAAACTCCGAGGATGCTAA